A DNA window from Salvelinus sp. IW2-2015 linkage group LG4q.1:29, ASM291031v2, whole genome shotgun sequence contains the following coding sequences:
- the LOC111961815 gene encoding ectoderm-neural cortex protein 1, producing the protein MKMSVCVHENRKSRASTGSMNIYLFHKSSYADSVLMHLNTLRQQRLFTDVLLHAGSRSFPCHRAVLAACSRYFQAMFSGGLRESQASEVDFRDSIHPEVLELLLDYAYSSRVVINEENAESLLEAGDMLEFQDIRDACAEFLERNLHPSNCLGMLLLSDAHQCTKLSELSWGMCLSNFPAICKTEDFLQLPKDMVVQLLSHEELETEDERLVYEATLNWVNYDLERRHCHLPELLQTVRLALLPAIFLMENVSTEELINAQLKSKELVDEAIHCKLKILQNDGVVNSPCARPRKTSHALFLLGGQTFMCDKLYLVDQKAKEIIPKADIPSPRKEFSACAIGCKVYVTGGRGSENGVSKDVWVYDTVHEEWSKAAPMLIARFGHGSAELKHCLYVVGGHTAGTGCLPASPSVSLKQVEQFDPAANKWTMVAPLREGVSNAAVVSVKLKLFAFGGTSVTHDKLPKVQCYDPQENCWMVPASCPQPWRYTAAAVLGNQIFVMGGDTEFSACSAYKFSSDTYQWTKVGDVTAKRMSCQAVASGNKLYVVGGYFGTQRCKTLDCYDPTLDAWNSITTVPYSLIPTAFVSTWKHLPA; encoded by the exons ATGAAAATGTCTGTGTGCGTCCATGAGAACCGCAAGTCGCGTGCCAGCACTGGCTCCATGAACATCTACCTGTTCCACAAGTCGTCGTACGCCGACAGCGTCCTGATGCACCTGAACACACTGCGGCAGCAACGTCTCTTCACCGATGTCCTCCTCCACGCCGGGAGCCGCTCTTTCCCCTGCCACCGTGCCGTGCTGGCCGCCTGCAGCCGCTACTTCCAG GCTATGTTTTCTGGAGGTCTCCGGGAAAGCCAGGCCAGCGAGGTTGACTTCAGGGACTCCATCCACCCTGAGGTCCTGGAGCTGTTATTAGACTACGCCTACTCCTCTCGCGTGGTCATCAACGAGGAGAATGCAGAGTCTCTCCTGGAGGCCGGGGACATGCTGGAGTTCCAGGACATCCGGGACGCCTGCGCCGAGTTCCTGGAGAGGAACCTGCACCCGTCCAACTGCCTGGGCATGCTGCTGCTGTCCGACGCCCACCAGTGCACCAAGCTGTCTGAGCTCTCCTGGGGCATGTGCCTCAGCAACTTCCCCGCCATCTGCAAGACAGAGGACTTCCTGCAGCTCCCCAAAGACATGGTGGTGCAGCTCCTGTCCCACGAGGAGCTGGAGACAGAGGACGAGAGACTGGTCTATGAGGCCACCCTCAACTGGGTCAACTACGACCTGGAGAGGAGGCACTGCCACCTGCCGGAACTGCTGCAGACCGTCCGCCTGGCACTCCTCCCTGCCATCTTCCTCATGGAGAACGTGTCCACGGAGGAGCTGATCAACGCCCAGTTAAAGAGCAAGGAGCTGGTGGACGAGGCCATCCACTGCAAACTGAAGATCCTCCAGAACGACGGGGTGGTGAACAGCCCCTGCGCCCGGCCCAGGAAGACCAGCCACGCCCTGTTCCTCCTGGGAGGACAGACCTTCATGTGTGACAAGCTGTACTTGGTGGACCAGAAGGCCAAGGAGATCATCCCCAAGGCGGACATCCCCAGCCCCAGGAAGGAGTTCAGCGCGTGTGCAATCGGCTGTAAGGTCTACGTGACCGGTGGGAGGGGCTCGGAGAACGGTGTGTCCAAAGACGTGTGGGTCTATGACACCGTGCATGAGGAGTGGTCCAAGGCAGCGCCCATGCTCATCGCCCGCTTCGGCCACGGTTCAGCCGAGCTGAAACACTGCTTGTACGTGGTTGGAGGACACACGGCCGGCACCGGCTGCCTCCCCGCCTCGCCCTCGGTGTCCCTGAAACAGGTGGAGCAGTTCGACCCGGCGGCCAATAAGTGGACCATGGTGGCGCCGCTGAGGGAAGGCGTGAGCAACGCGGCGGTGGTCAGCGTCAAGCTGAAACTCTTCGCCTTCGGCGGCACCAGCGTCACCCACGACAAACTTCCCAAGGTGCAGTGCTACGATCCGCAGGAGAATTGCTGGATGGTTCCCGCCTCCTGCCCGCAGCCCTGGCGCTACACTGCCGCCGCCGTCCTCGGCAATCAGATCTTTGTGATGGGCGGGGACACAGAGTTCTCGGCGTGCTCGGCCTATAAGTTCAGCAGCGATACCTACCAGTGGACTAAAGTGGGAGACGTGACGGCTAAGAGGATGAGCTGCCAGGCCGTAGCGTCAGGAAACAAACTGTATGTGGTGGGGGGCTACTTTGGCACACAGCGGTGTAAGACTCTGGACTGTTATGACCCGACGCTGGATGCTTGGAACAGCATCACTACCGTACCCTACTCCCTCATCCCCACTGCCTTCGTCAGCACCTGGAAACATCTCCCAGCCTGA